The Astatotilapia calliptera chromosome 2, fAstCal1.2, whole genome shotgun sequence genome includes a window with the following:
- the sh3tc2 gene encoding SH3 domain and tetratricopeptide repeat-containing protein 2 isoform X3, translating to MTQGAGEEEDVAIVISGEGTVEPDSYWKKRKEAFLRGSTVSLGDKFSSEIVLLFTGRRRSSADSDRTLQEALRTRLRVVESNSQDVIQLFKDLSARLVSVHAEKDSFVLTFKTVEEIWKFSTYLALGYVARCLENFLCDPSFWLDPELLNDLQISVTVDEEHLATLYLGLLLQEGSCFAKALFTRANNDEDEEQLSFQKNDLLVVRDTGQDDMWEGTLLTTGNHGMVPVTAMQPLPYPFYQWFLKKYPVYAGCSQTEREPFEHPIVTGSCVAVADYSPVGPDELPLSQGDVVEIQGLLLRSLGVFIGRHTSTGCRGFVQIAHVKPLNTAPLDGQLVFLTEEEKASLAQVNPCSSELSDSGLLERLFSTDISSVYRLDRLDETDFMYIRSRPKHDLKGLTSARQSIMSERSGVTPTHQSSPRQSLSRSSPHLSLCHSLNPLPREGERLSFTLDDTFRELDEFQEDPPLFLEENSWDGEESESSDPTLTLLNQEHFQDAFLPLYDLQYSFLWVTFSGKTEDELSGHLESVRECAKRMGMHWAHRRACFLLGRLCARKLKFSQARVYYEEALSVSVDSFSDVQLLVALFTNLTAIYLKQRMTDKLPQTLEKASALLLCLPCRSFTSTDEVELLKVLLRRSVVMVDKHLEARICYLMSTLFLLLKKSDDALPFVERLQFLSLTLSAADGQPIAPLDLNWLLSWLYHCKYMPYLALASLSLDSRQDHTLYNVFQRIELFIRNSVRLNPCWKEGTSLLPAQIVVYLQQTLAIAEREDDMKIQRDLCLGLASVYQQYGALDKALHCAQRAVEKGGHINEEEGFEASVLLGWLLVLTGQAEKAQSVLQPLLTSLQGTDSPTQRGVIHNLLALCLRRQGRIPEAGWHLHSALVISRENGNQRNQALALANLGCLALDTGASLIAERFLVRSMCLFWDLWESPTDEEHVQTYLWLGRSYKDRGRSQDIRACYEIGLLIALHAKNLHSQMVVAKVLSRLYADMLLYGQSIVYYEHCVSVSRELKDKRLEGEYLEKLSSLYLTLNDERSSRKSLDYTKQSLRISIDLGKKEEESETWLQVGRIYYLVYEDELADMYLQAAVKTALRMNDPHFAMSIYEEAGDVYFKGHRNRMASLPFYRDGSLPFARSIDDIHSEFRLLSKLTDLLINEKEHEEALQYATLAVQVASKTGVSVNERSAYHRLATIYYSLEQYEMAENYYLKSLSLSPPVLQHPMEARYYTKVYCRLGNFTLHKLKDAFDAVGYFQLALAAALEDQANPEALYVVYMKLAEIHGNHMPDAELCQVYRDRAQSLKRVLAGLEGTAVGQENKDDADREAVQNMERNLDADVGYTENLVKSSSSFYSIPESVTSEDDLAPRTRRMHVKSDNRCTDANLRLGANGKTYHNYLPDSVDVSGSETDTIASQSYTESIFTESFDTAKEDMSDSSSSTDTLQTHLKPPEHNIPTQIPVNRTSDVTGDAQSKDADSDTQDDENTLTNETPAQTEPGTDQRVVINNDEALREGKERNGCETGGAHG from the exons ATGACTCAAG GTGCTggtgaagaggaggatgttgcAATAGTAATATCAGGTGAAGGTACGGTGGAGCCTGACAGTTactggaagaagaggaaggaggcCTTCCTTAGAGGAAGTACCGTGTCACTGGGAGACAAATTCTCTTCAG AAATCGTGCTACTGTTCACCGGACGACGGCGTTCCAGTGCAGATTCTGACCGGACCCTCCAGGAGGCGCTACGCACACGACTCCGAGTGGTGGAGAGCAACAGCCAGGACGTCATACAGCTCTTCAAA GACTTGTCTGCACGTCTGGTCTCTGTCCACGCTGAGAAGGATAGCTTTGTACTCACATTCAAAACTGTAGAGGAAATCTGGAAGTTTTCAACATACCTTGCACTAG GCTATGTGGCTCGTTGCTTGGAAAACTTCCTCTGCGATCCGTCATTCTGGTTGGACCCAGAGCTGCTCAATGACTTGCAGATCAGTGTGACGGTGGATGAGGAACATCTGGCCACACTGTACCTTGGACTTTTACTTCAGGAAG GATCCTGCTTTGCTAAGGCGCTGTTCACCAGAGCCAACAATGACGAGGATGAGGAGCAGCTGTCGTTCCAAAAGAATGACCTCTTGGTGGTGAGGGACACGGGGCAGGACGACATGTGGGAGGGCACCTTGCTCACCACAGGAAACCATGGCATGGTGCCCGTCACTGCCATGCAGCCCCTGCCCTACCCGTTCTATCA GTGGTTCCTGAAGAAGTACCCAGTCTATGCTGGATGCTCACAAACAGAAAGGGAACCATTTGAGCATCCTATCG TGACTGGCTCCTGTGTGGCAGTAGCTGACTACAGCCCAGTGGGACCAGATGAGCTCCCGCTCAGCCAAGGTGACGTTGTGGAGATCCAGGGTCTGTTGCTCCGAAGCCTGGGTGTTTTCATAGGACGACACACTTCAACTGGATGCCGCGGCTTTGTTCAAATAGCTCACGTCAAGCCTCTCAATACTGCACCCTT AGATGGACAATTGGTCTTTCTAACCGAGGAGGAGAAAGCCAGCCTTGCTCAGGTTAACCCTTGCAGTTCTGAGCTGAGCGACAGCGGCCTGCTGGAAAGGCTTTTCTCGACTGACATCAGCTCCGTTTACAGGCTAG ATAGGCTGGATGAAACCGACTTCATGTACATTAGGAGTCGGCCAAAACATG ATCTTAAAGGCCTTACGAGCGCTCGTCAAAGCATCATGTCAGAGAGAAGTGGAGTCACACCCACCCACCAGTCGTCCCCTCGCCAATCGCTCTCTCGCTCCTCTCCTCATCTGTCCCTCTGTCACTCTCTCAACCCTCTGCCACGAGAGGGAGAGCGCCTATCCTTCACCCTGGATGACACATTCAGAGAACTGGACGAGTTCCAGGAAGATCCTCCTCTTTTCTTGGAAGAGAACAGCTGGGATGGGGAGGAGTCAGAGAGCAGTGACCCTACACTGACTCTACTCAACCAGGAACACTTCCAG GATGCTTTCTTGCCCCTGTATGACCTGCAGTATTCCTTCCTGTGGGTGACTTTCAGCGGCAAGACTGAGGACGAGCTGTCAGGTCACCTTGAGAGTGTCAGAGAGTGTGCCAAGAGAATGGGAATGCACTGGGCGCATCGGCGGGCATGCTTTCTCCTGGGGAGACTATGTGCCAGGAAGCTAAAGTTCTCAcag GCACGTGTATACTACGAGGAAGCTCTGAGCGTCAGTGTCGACAGCTTCTCTGATGTTCAGCTCCTGGTTGCCCTCTTCACAAACCTCACTGCTATTTACCTGAAGCAACGCATGACTGACAAGCTGCCCCAGACTCTGGAGAAGGCCAGCGCCCTGCTCCTATGCCTCCCCTGTCGTTCCTTCACATCGACCGATGAAGTCGAACTGCTCAAGGTGCTCCTGAGGAGATCGGTGGTGATGGTGGACAAGCACCTGGAGGCTCGTATCTGCTACCTCATGTCCACCCTCTTCCTGCTACTCAAGAAGAGCGATGACGCTCTTCCTTTTGTCGAGCGGCTCCAGTTTCTTTCGCTGACTCTGTCTGCCGCCGACGGGCAACCGATAGCTCCTTTGGATCTCAACTGGCTCCTCAGCTGGCTCTATCACTGCAAATACATGCCTTACTTAGCACTTGCCTCGCTGAGCCTGGATTCGAGACAGGACCACACTCTCTACAATGTCTTTCAGAGGATTGAATTATTTATCAGGAACTCTGTTCGTTTGAACCCCTGCTGGAAGGAAGGAACCTCACTGCTCCCTGCTCAGATCGTAGTTTACCTGCAGCAGACTCTGGCAATAGCCGAGCGCGAGGATGACATGAAGATCCAAAGGGACCTGTGTTTGGGCTTGGCCTCAGTTTACCAGCAGTACGGCGCTCTTGATAAAGCACTGCACTGTGCTCAACGAGCTGTGGAGAAAGGAGGCCACATCAATGAGGAGGAGGGATTTGAGGCATCTGTGTTGCTTGGGTGGTTGCTGGTGTTGACAGGCCAGGCTGAGAAGGCCCAGAGTGTTCTACAACCACTGCTCACATCACTACAG GGAACAGACAGTCCCACTCAGCGAGGTGTGATCCATAACCTGCTGGCTTTGTGTCTGAGGCGTCAGGGTCGCATCCCAGAGGCAGGATGGCACCTCCACTCTGCCTTGGTAATCTCCAGAGAAAATGGAAACCAAAGGAATCAGGCCCTGGCACTTGCCAACCTGGGGTGTCTGGCACTGGACACGGGGGCGTCTTTGATTGCAGAACGCTTCCTGGTCAG aTCCATGTGCCTTTTTTGGGATCTCTGGGAAAGCCCGACAGATGAGGAGCACGTTCAAACCTACCTGTGGCTGGGGCGTAGCTACAAAGACAGGGGGCGGAGTCAGGACATCAGGGCATGCTATGAAATTGGGTTACTAATTGCACTACATGCCAAAAACCTGCACA GTCAGATGGTGGTGGCCAAGGTGCTGAGCCGACTGTATGCTGACATGCTGCTTTATGGTCAGAGCATTGTCTACTATGAGCACTGTGTGTCAGTGTCCAGAGAACTGAAGGATAAGAGACTGGAGGGGGAGTATCTGGAAAAGCTCAGTAGCCTCTACCTCACACTCAACGATGAGAG GTCATCTCGTAAATCTCTCGACTACACCAAACAAAGCTTGAGAATTTCTATCGATCTGGGAAAGAAGGAGGAAGAGTCTGAGACCTGGCTACAGGTCGGACGCATTTATTATCTCGTTTATGAGGATGAGTTGGCTGACATGTATTTACAG gcaGCAGTAAAGACAGCCTTAAGGATGAATGACCCTCACTTTGCCATGAGCATCTATGAGGAGGCAGGAGATGTTTACTTTAAAGGTCACAGGAACCGGATGGCTTCTCTGCCGTTCTACAGG GATGGGAGTCTGCCGTTTGCGAGGAGCATCGATGACATCCACTCAGAGTTTCGATTGTTAAGTAAACTCACAGACCTGCTGATAAATGAAAAGGAGCACGAGGAGGCTCTGCAGTACGCAACACTGGCTGTCCAGGTCGCCAGCAAAACAG gaGTGAGTGTGAATGAGAGGAGTGCTTACCATCGATTAGCTACAATTTACTACAGTCTGGAGCAGTATGAGATGGCAGAAAACTACTACCTGAAGTCGCTGTCACTGAGTCCGCCTGTCCTACAGCACCCCATGGAGGCTCGCTACTACACCAAGGTCTACTGCAGGCTGGGAAACTTCACTCTACACAAACTCAAG GATGCTTTTGATGCAGTGGGCTACTTCCAGCTggctctggcagcagcacttgAGGACCAAGCTAACCCTGAGGCTCTGTATGTGGTGTACATGAAGTTGGCCGAGATCCATGGTAACCACATGCCCGATGCTGAGCTGTGCCAAGTTTACAGAGACAGAGCCCAGAGTCTGAAGAGAGTTTTGGCTGGATTGGAAGGCACTGCTGTTGGACAGGAAAACAAAGATGATGCAGATAGAGAGGCCGTCCAAAATATGGAAAGGAACTTGGATGCTGACGTGGGATATACAGAAAATTTGGTTAAGTCGAGCTCCTCTTTTTATTCTATACCTGAAAGTGTGACGAGTGAAGATGACTTGGCTCCAAGAACTCGTAGGATGCACGTGAAATCAGACAACAGATGCACAGACGCTAATCTTAGATTAGGTGCTAATGGGAAAACCTACCATAACTATCTTCCTGACTCAGTGGATGTGTCTGGCTCTGAGACAGATACCATCGCCAGTCAGTCGTACACTGAGAGCATTTTCACGGAGTCCTTCGATACAGCCAAGGAGGACATGTCAGACTCCAGCAGCTCTACTGACACTCTACAAACTCACCTGAAGCCACCTGAACATAACATTCCCACTCAAATACCTGTTAATCGCACAAGTGATGTCACAGGAGACGCACAGTCCAAAGACGCTGATTCTGATACTCAGGATGACGAAAACACCCTCACTAATGAGACTCCAGCTCAAACAGAGCCTGGTACTGACCAGCGTGTTGTTATAAACAATGATGAAGCTCTAAGAGAGGGCAAAGAGAGAAATGGTTGTGAGACTGGTGGCGCTCACGGTTAA